From a region of the Anaerolineales bacterium genome:
- a CDS encoding flavodoxin family protein: protein MNTLVVYFSKFGNTQKIAEAIAKTFESAGGVRLLPSDRLEKTDLEKCDLVVMGSPTHKMNLPKEVRPVFERLPKKILRGKFVAAFDTSYQMSTFMARFTAAKRLDQKLRKLGGKRAVRPETFIVAGREGPLFDGEIERAAVWAHAILKQLPRA, encoded by the coding sequence GTGAACACACTCGTAGTCTACTTCTCTAAATTCGGCAACACCCAAAAGATCGCCGAGGCGATCGCGAAAACCTTCGAATCCGCCGGCGGCGTTCGTTTGCTTCCATCCGACCGGTTGGAAAAAACCGATCTCGAGAAATGCGATCTCGTCGTGATGGGCAGCCCGACTCACAAAATGAATCTGCCAAAGGAAGTACGGCCGGTGTTCGAACGCCTGCCCAAGAAGATCCTTCGCGGCAAATTCGTTGCGGCATTCGACACCTCCTATCAAATGTCGACGTTCATGGCACGCTTTACGGCGGCCAAGCGGTTGGATCAAAAACTGCGCAAACTTGGGGGAAAGCGCGCCGTTCGACCGGAGACGTTCATCGTGGCCGGACGGGAGGGACCACTTTTCGATGGTGAAATCGAACGAGCCGCTGTTTGGGCGCACGCAATTCTGAAGCAACTGCCTCGGGCTTAA
- a CDS encoding TetR/AcrR family transcriptional regulator — MPRFKEEDRNQLKGETRRALLEAAALEFAREGYNGANINRISTAAGYAKGTIYNYFESKRALMHALIEDTAALHLAYLNERVLQAEMADRRLEIFFIAGFEFVSAHLARGRAIVNNLYGPDIGFKDAMYQAYLPMFELVGRDILALGLAQEIFIRLDPTSMSTLIMLIYLGVAAHVGPEGKPWLDTQLVADFAVRGLRKQPEAHRSA, encoded by the coding sequence ATGCCGCGCTTCAAGGAAGAAGATCGGAATCAACTCAAAGGGGAGACCCGAAGGGCGTTGTTGGAGGCGGCGGCGTTGGAGTTCGCCCGCGAAGGGTACAACGGGGCGAACATCAACCGCATTTCCACGGCGGCAGGCTACGCCAAGGGTACAATTTACAACTATTTCGAAAGCAAGCGCGCGCTCATGCATGCCTTGATAGAGGACACCGCCGCGCTTCACCTGGCTTACCTCAACGAGCGAGTGCTGCAGGCGGAGATGGCTGACCGACGGCTGGAGATCTTTTTCATCGCCGGCTTTGAATTTGTCTCGGCTCATCTTGCCCGGGGGCGGGCGATCGTAAACAACCTCTACGGCCCGGATATAGGTTTCAAAGACGCAATGTATCAGGCCTATCTGCCTATGTTCGAACTCGTCGGCCGCGACATCCTTGCGCTGGGTCTGGCTCAAGAGATTTTTATCCGGCTGGATCCAACCAGCATGTCTACATTGATAATGCTCATCTATCTGGGAGTTGCTGCTCATGTCGGTCCGGAAGGGAAGCCCTGGCTCGATACGCAGCTGGTGGCCGATTTCGCTGTACGCGGGCTCAGGAAACAGCCAGAGGCGCATCGATCGGCTTGA
- a CDS encoding glycoside hydrolase family 9 protein — protein sequence MNETSWLTTIVTVIVLAVIALAAPANVAAQNFDGPVPPEIQGELIYIPFPVEITVDGDLSDWEGLPSSYVDYGQTLSSDPAENGSFTFSVAADAQNFYITMQMPDKNIIAGKHGTNFWNEDSMEFYINASDDLNATAYWPKIFQININAADIGNTDPDALTITGMKSSDANVRGFVFETEDGWGFEAAVSLEGLLEPAHGVEIGFQAQINGASALDRNVKLIWSKADTADQSWQYPYLFGRAIFFELGREDIPQPSAVEVQPTAAPTPTAVPIPAQVSVNQTGYFPEGEKNASVANDSTDALDWSLRDSSGEVVLSGKTTVLGEDATSGDFLHQIDFSEYNTPGSGYQLLAGGLESVSFAIAKDIYSQLKLDALAYFYHNRSGTPIVVQYVGANWARPAGHITDDNVTCYKGDDPDGNSWPGCDYSLDVAGGWYDAGDFGKYVVNGGISAWTLMNLYERFPEVYGDGTLRIPEQSNGVPDLLDEARWEMEFLLSMQVPQGQPKAGMVHHKIHDRTWEPMPMVPPMEVDNDNEHEIAGQGRYLYPPSTAATLNLAATAAQCARIWDEIDPDFAATCLTAAQTAWEAALANPNIYAGNTPGDGGGNYEDGNVADEFYWAAAELYVTTGDETYLNYLLESDRFGEVGQFDWGSTSSLGTITLVSTENDLPQEQAAKLKANVLDFADEMLTIQENDGYSVLIDGEYPWGSNGLILNNTILMALAHDLSGEGKYLDSVRLSMDYILGHNPLYKSYVSGYGTYPMQHPHHRFWANDPANGYPPPPPGALAGGANATANDPAALNANLSAYAPSKRYVDEIGSYSTNEVTINWNAPLAWVATYLDQKSGVDAAKIETFQPEAAETESASPQQTAFPYWILIAAAAIVALVVAVWAIWLRRKAA from the coding sequence ATGAATGAAACTTCATGGTTAACCACGATCGTCACGGTTATCGTTCTCGCCGTCATCGCGCTCGCAGCGCCGGCAAACGTCGCCGCACAGAATTTCGATGGCCCCGTTCCCCCCGAAATCCAGGGAGAATTGATATACATCCCCTTCCCCGTCGAGATCACGGTGGACGGCGATCTGTCGGATTGGGAAGGTTTACCCTCGAGCTACGTGGACTACGGCCAGACGCTCTCTTCCGACCCCGCAGAGAACGGTTCCTTCACCTTCTCGGTGGCAGCGGACGCGCAAAATTTCTACATCACCATGCAGATGCCCGACAAAAACATCATCGCCGGGAAACACGGAACGAACTTCTGGAACGAAGACTCTATGGAGTTTTACATCAACGCCTCCGACGATCTCAACGCCACGGCTTACTGGCCGAAGATCTTTCAGATCAACATCAACGCCGCGGACATCGGCAACACCGACCCGGATGCGCTGACGATCACCGGGATGAAAAGCTCAGATGCCAATGTGCGCGGGTTCGTATTCGAAACAGAAGACGGTTGGGGTTTTGAAGCAGCCGTCTCGCTCGAAGGTTTGTTGGAACCCGCCCACGGCGTCGAAATCGGCTTTCAGGCACAGATCAACGGCGCTTCCGCGCTGGACCGCAACGTCAAACTGATCTGGTCGAAAGCAGACACCGCCGATCAATCCTGGCAGTACCCCTATCTCTTCGGGCGGGCGATCTTCTTCGAGCTCGGCCGGGAGGACATACCACAACCCAGCGCAGTCGAAGTCCAGCCGACGGCAGCGCCGACACCCACGGCAGTCCCCATTCCGGCGCAGGTGAGTGTCAATCAGACGGGCTATTTCCCCGAGGGTGAAAAAAACGCATCCGTCGCAAACGATTCGACGGATGCCCTGGACTGGAGCTTGCGAGACAGCAGCGGAGAGGTCGTGCTGAGCGGTAAGACCACCGTTCTTGGTGAAGACGCCACCTCGGGCGACTTCTTGCACCAAATTGACTTCTCGGAGTACAACACGCCCGGAAGCGGCTATCAGCTTCTAGCAGGCGGCCTGGAAAGCGTCTCCTTTGCGATCGCCAAGGACATCTACAGCCAACTCAAACTCGACGCCCTTGCTTACTTCTATCACAATCGCAGCGGCACTCCCATCGTTGTGCAATACGTGGGTGCGAATTGGGCTCGCCCTGCCGGCCACATCACGGACGACAACGTGACGTGCTACAAAGGCGACGATCCCGATGGCAACTCATGGCCCGGCTGTGATTATTCCCTGGACGTAGCGGGCGGCTGGTACGACGCCGGAGATTTCGGCAAGTACGTGGTCAACGGCGGCATTTCCGCATGGACTTTAATGAACCTCTACGAACGCTTCCCGGAAGTCTATGGGGACGGCACGCTTCGTATCCCGGAGCAGAGTAACGGCGTTCCCGACCTGCTGGACGAAGCGCGCTGGGAAATGGAGTTCCTTCTTTCCATGCAGGTCCCGCAAGGACAGCCGAAAGCCGGCATGGTCCATCACAAGATACACGACCGCACCTGGGAACCCATGCCCATGGTGCCGCCAATGGAAGTGGACAACGACAACGAGCATGAGATCGCCGGACAAGGCCGCTACCTCTACCCGCCTTCTACTGCCGCCACGCTCAATCTGGCAGCGACCGCAGCGCAGTGCGCCCGCATCTGGGATGAAATCGACCCGGACTTTGCAGCGACGTGTCTTACTGCCGCGCAAACGGCCTGGGAGGCCGCACTCGCCAACCCGAACATCTACGCCGGCAACACCCCCGGTGATGGCGGCGGCAACTATGAGGACGGCAACGTGGCCGATGAGTTCTACTGGGCCGCCGCCGAACTGTACGTCACGACCGGCGATGAGACGTATCTCAACTACCTGCTTGAGTCGGATCGTTTCGGCGAAGTGGGCCAGTTCGATTGGGGCAGCACCTCTTCCCTGGGCACGATTACGCTGGTCTCGACGGAAAACGACCTCCCGCAGGAACAGGCGGCAAAACTAAAGGCGAACGTCCTCGACTTCGCAGATGAGATGCTCACCATTCAGGAAAATGACGGATATTCCGTACTCATCGATGGAGAATATCCCTGGGGTTCCAACGGCTTGATCCTCAACAACACGATCCTGATGGCCTTGGCGCACGATCTCAGCGGGGAAGGCAAATATCTGGATTCTGTACGCTTGAGCATGGATTACATATTGGGTCACAATCCACTCTACAAGAGCTACGTCTCCGGCTACGGAACGTATCCCATGCAGCACCCGCATCACCGCTTCTGGGCTAACGATCCCGCAAACGGCTATCCACCGCCTCCACCCGGTGCGCTTGCCGGCGGTGCAAACGCCACGGCCAACGACCCGGCAGCGTTGAACGCCAATCTCTCCGCTTACGCGCCGTCCAAACGCTACGTGGACGAAATTGGCTCATACTCGACCAACGAGGTGACGATCAACTGGAACGCGCCGCTGGCATGGGTGGCGACCTACCTCGATCAGAAGAGCGGCGTAGATGCTGCAAAGATTGAAACATTCCAACCGGAAGCTGCAGAAACCGAATCCGCCTCACCGCAACAGACAGCCTTCCCGTATTGGATCCTGATCGCCGCCGCTGCGATCGTCGCGCTGGTGGTGGCCGTCTGGGCGATCTGGCTCAGACGGAAAGCTGCGTAA
- the mgtA gene encoding magnesium-translocating P-type ATPase — MNERQIITEYWHRTPDELMAALGSTPRGLRSDRAMELLESVGHNTLEVKKRVTGLWLFLNQFRNPLVLILIFATLVSMLTKDWADALIILAIVLSSAVLTFVQEYNAGVAVEKLRARVRAKSLVLRDEVETEIPAEEVVPGDVVRLSAGSLVPADGILLEAKDFYVNQAILTGETFAVEKRPGSVAVEATVAQRTNSVFMGTNVRSGSALALIVHTGVHTAFGQVAKRLTVRPPETEFEMGVRRFGNLLSRMMLVLVVIVFAVNVSFQKPVLDSLLFSVALAVGITPELLPAIISVTLSKGSQEMAKQGVIVRRLNAIENLGSMDVLCTDKTGTLTQGVVKLDSAIDVQGQPSQSVLDYAHINASLQTGLSDPLDAAIIALRKTELEGVKKIDEIPYDFVRKRLSVVVEENGVWRMITKGALENVLAVCSQVRDGAERPLNDECAEMIRSRFQEWSNQGFRVLGVAVRELQELKNFTHQDETGMTFVGYLLFFDPPKPEVQQTIRDLAASGVELKIITGDNRQVALHTAEMIGLKIMGVLTGSELNRLPDEALWHRVETVNLFVEVDPNQKERIILALRKKGRVVGYMGDGINDAPSLRAADVGISVDQAVDVAKEAADFVLLEKGLDVSERGIRLGRRTFANTLKYVYVTTSANFGNMFSMASATLFLPFLPMLPVQILLTNFLTDFPAITIASDLVDKEMVERPRRWNIRHIRNFMFTFGTVSSIFDYLTFGLLLLVFNTTVDEFRTGWFIESVMTELLVMLVIRTQRPFFRSRIGKMLLASTALVAVVTIALPYLPFASIFGLTPLPINLILGLLVITLLYLVGTEATKRMFYRWATSS, encoded by the coding sequence ATGAATGAAAGACAAATCATAACGGAATATTGGCATCGAACTCCAGACGAACTCATGGCGGCTCTAGGCAGCACGCCGCGAGGTTTGCGTTCCGATCGTGCTATGGAGTTGCTTGAATCTGTCGGGCATAACACCCTGGAAGTAAAGAAACGGGTAACGGGATTGTGGTTGTTTCTGAATCAATTCAGGAATCCTCTGGTCTTGATCTTGATCTTTGCAACGCTGGTTTCCATGCTGACGAAAGACTGGGCGGATGCGTTGATCATACTGGCGATCGTACTCAGTAGTGCGGTTTTGACTTTCGTCCAGGAATACAACGCCGGAGTCGCGGTAGAGAAACTGCGGGCGCGAGTGCGAGCGAAAAGCCTTGTGCTGCGCGATGAAGTCGAAACGGAGATTCCTGCCGAAGAGGTCGTCCCGGGAGACGTTGTGCGTCTCAGCGCCGGCAGCCTGGTCCCCGCCGATGGGATCCTGCTCGAGGCGAAGGATTTCTATGTTAACCAAGCCATTCTCACGGGTGAGACTTTTGCGGTGGAGAAACGTCCTGGCAGCGTGGCCGTGGAGGCCACTGTTGCGCAGCGTACGAACAGCGTTTTCATGGGCACCAACGTTCGCAGCGGAAGCGCGTTGGCCCTGATCGTCCACACCGGGGTCCACACTGCGTTTGGACAGGTCGCCAAGCGGTTGACCGTTCGTCCACCGGAGACGGAATTCGAAATGGGTGTCCGGCGCTTTGGGAATCTACTCAGCCGCATGATGCTTGTGCTGGTTGTAATTGTGTTCGCCGTCAACGTCTCCTTTCAGAAGCCAGTCCTGGATTCATTGCTTTTCTCCGTTGCGCTTGCAGTGGGTATTACGCCCGAACTTCTGCCCGCCATCATCAGTGTGACGTTGTCCAAAGGTTCGCAAGAGATGGCCAAGCAAGGGGTTATCGTGCGGCGGCTGAACGCCATCGAAAATCTGGGCAGCATGGATGTGCTCTGTACGGATAAAACGGGCACGCTCACACAAGGTGTAGTCAAATTAGACAGTGCGATCGACGTACAAGGACAACCGTCACAGTCGGTACTGGACTACGCCCACATCAACGCAAGTCTGCAAACGGGCTTAAGCGATCCACTCGATGCGGCAATCATTGCCCTGCGGAAGACCGAGCTCGAGGGAGTTAAAAAAATCGACGAGATCCCTTACGATTTCGTGCGTAAAAGACTCAGCGTGGTCGTCGAAGAGAATGGTGTATGGCGTATGATCACCAAGGGTGCTCTCGAAAACGTGCTGGCGGTATGTTCGCAGGTGCGTGACGGTGCGGAGCGGCCGTTGAATGATGAGTGTGCAGAGATGATCCGCAGCCGTTTTCAGGAGTGGAGCAATCAGGGATTCCGAGTATTGGGTGTCGCCGTGCGGGAGCTTCAGGAGCTGAAGAATTTCACACATCAGGATGAGACAGGAATGACCTTCGTCGGTTATTTACTGTTCTTCGATCCACCCAAACCCGAAGTACAACAAACGATCCGAGATCTTGCGGCCAGCGGCGTCGAATTGAAAATCATCACCGGGGATAACCGTCAGGTGGCGCTGCACACCGCGGAGATGATTGGCCTGAAGATAATGGGCGTACTTACGGGGAGTGAGCTCAACCGGCTGCCTGACGAGGCTTTGTGGCATCGGGTTGAAACGGTGAATTTGTTCGTGGAGGTGGATCCCAATCAAAAAGAGCGCATCATCCTGGCGCTGCGCAAGAAGGGGCGCGTGGTCGGGTACATGGGGGACGGCATTAATGATGCCCCCTCGCTCCGCGCCGCGGACGTTGGCATCTCTGTGGACCAGGCGGTGGACGTAGCGAAAGAAGCGGCCGATTTCGTGCTGCTCGAGAAAGGCCTGGATGTATCGGAGCGTGGGATTCGGCTGGGAAGGCGCACATTTGCCAATACCTTGAAGTACGTCTACGTTACCACCAGCGCTAATTTCGGTAACATGTTCAGTATGGCCAGCGCAACGCTATTCCTGCCGTTCCTGCCGATGCTGCCGGTGCAGATTCTGCTGACCAACTTCCTTACCGATTTTCCTGCGATCACCATCGCCAGTGATCTTGTCGATAAAGAAATGGTCGAAAGGCCGCGACGCTGGAATATCCGGCACATCCGTAATTTCATGTTCACCTTTGGAACCGTGAGTTCGATCTTCGATTATCTCACTTTTGGCCTGCTGCTTTTGGTTTTTAATACGACGGTCGATGAATTCCGTACCGGATGGTTCATTGAATCGGTGATGACCGAACTGCTGGTAATGCTGGTGATCAGGACGCAGAGGCCGTTCTTCCGAAGCCGAATCGGCAAGATGCTGCTGGCGTCCACTGCGCTCGTCGCCGTAGTTACGATCGCGTTGCCGTATCTGCCTTTTGCCTCCATCTTTGGTTTGACCCCACTTCCAATCAACCTCATCCTTGGTTTACTCGTTATTACGCTGCTGTATCTCGTGGGAACGGAAGCAACGAAGCGGATGTTTTACCGATGGGCGACATCGTCTTGA
- a CDS encoding GlsB/YeaQ/YmgE family stress response membrane protein, translating to MNILIWIVSGIIAGWLTGLIMKGKGYGLLGDLVIGVLGGILGGWIFGLIGLSSTNWLGNIGVAVAGGVILVIILRTLRRA from the coding sequence ATGAATATCTTAATCTGGATCGTCAGCGGGATTATCGCGGGTTGGCTCACCGGTTTGATCATGAAAGGGAAAGGATACGGTCTCCTGGGCGATCTCGTAATTGGTGTACTGGGTGGTATTCTTGGAGGCTGGATCTTCGGCCTCATCGGTCTTTCCAGCACAAACTGGTTAGGGAACATCGGTGTGGCCGTCGCCGGCGGTGTCATCCTGGTCATCATCCTGCGAACCCTTCGCCGCGCTTAA
- a CDS encoding ASKHA domain-containing protein — MSHFVHFEPLGRRGEVPEGENLLEIARALGVELESLCGGTGTCGRCRIQILSGEVSQPTASEMEFLTPEDIAQGYRMACCTTVTSDCKVSVPPESLSSPQRTQVEGEELPIEPDPIVRAYPVSLPQPTLEDLEADAGRLIDALERQHGLQATSIDIDVLRRISPDLREHLDPGSGTWRIQAVVRGREIIGFLAPDLPSLGLAVDLGTTKIALYLLDLNTGQTLAAQGLMNPQIAYGEDIIARISYIERNPSHPTTLRDLVVTGINKAVGEMCTQIDAEPFHISDTVIVGNTAMHHVFLNLPLKQLARAPYIPAVSSALDVKARDLGLEFMPGSCVHLPANIAGFVGADHVAMLLAVKIEHRPGTTLAIDIGTNTEICLRHDGGLISASCASGPAFEGAHIKHGMRAANGAIEHLRLVDDTIEYQTIGGAPPVGLCGSGILDTMAQLYLSGVLDEQGRMHDHPRVRTIGAEREFVLVDEREVSQGRDDTDSDHAISFTQKDVRELQLAKGAMSAGIKLLLKTAGVRKDEIDTVIVAGAFGTYIDITSAITVGMLPDLPLDRYHQVGNAAGMGAKLALISRAKRDEARELAARIRYVELATHPDFQNTFAQSMFIGLDG, encoded by the coding sequence ATGAGTCACTTTGTCCATTTCGAACCGTTAGGGCGTAGAGGGGAAGTACCTGAAGGCGAGAATTTGCTCGAGATTGCCCGCGCCTTGGGGGTCGAGCTGGAAAGCCTGTGCGGCGGCACAGGCACCTGTGGACGCTGCCGCATTCAAATCCTGAGTGGCGAAGTGTCCCAACCCACCGCAAGCGAGATGGAGTTCCTCACCCCTGAGGACATAGCTCAAGGCTACCGTATGGCGTGCTGCACCACTGTAACAAGCGACTGCAAGGTGAGTGTTCCGCCAGAATCCCTGTCTTCCCCGCAGCGCACGCAGGTCGAGGGCGAGGAACTGCCCATTGAACCGGACCCCATCGTCCGGGCCTATCCGGTCTCTCTTCCCCAGCCGACCCTTGAAGATCTCGAAGCGGACGCCGGGAGACTCATCGACGCACTCGAGCGGCAACACGGCTTGCAGGCCACCTCGATCGACATCGATGTCTTGCGGCGAATTTCTCCCGATTTGCGGGAACACCTCGATCCCGGCAGCGGGACCTGGCGCATACAGGCCGTCGTTCGAGGGCGCGAAATCATCGGATTCCTTGCCCCGGATCTGCCGTCCTTGGGTTTGGCCGTCGACCTGGGTACGACAAAGATTGCCCTTTACTTACTCGACCTCAACACGGGACAAACCCTCGCGGCCCAGGGCCTGATGAACCCCCAGATCGCCTACGGGGAAGACATCATCGCTCGCATCTCCTACATCGAGAGAAATCCGTCTCACCCCACAACCCTGCGGGACTTGGTGGTGACGGGGATCAACAAAGCGGTTGGCGAAATGTGCACTCAGATCGACGCCGAGCCGTTCCATATCTCCGACACGGTGATTGTCGGCAACACGGCGATGCATCACGTCTTTCTGAACCTGCCCCTGAAACAACTCGCTCGAGCCCCGTACATCCCCGCCGTGTCCTCGGCGTTGGACGTGAAGGCTCGCGACCTGGGCCTCGAGTTCATGCCCGGCAGCTGCGTCCACTTGCCGGCCAACATCGCCGGCTTCGTCGGCGCGGACCACGTCGCCATGCTCCTGGCAGTGAAGATCGAACACCGGCCCGGAACGACCCTGGCAATCGACATCGGGACGAACACGGAAATTTGTCTGCGGCATGATGGGGGGTTAATCAGCGCATCCTGCGCATCCGGCCCGGCATTCGAAGGCGCCCACATCAAACACGGCATGCGCGCCGCGAACGGCGCCATCGAACACTTGAGGCTTGTCGACGACACCATCGAGTATCAGACCATCGGCGGCGCGCCGCCTGTTGGCTTGTGCGGCTCCGGCATCCTCGACACCATGGCGCAGCTCTATCTCTCGGGTGTGCTCGACGAACAAGGCCGCATGCACGACCATCCCCGCGTGCGCACGATTGGCGCCGAGCGCGAGTTCGTGCTCGTTGACGAACGAGAAGTCTCCCAGGGAAGAGACGATACTGATTCCGATCACGCAATCAGCTTCACGCAAAAAGACGTGCGGGAACTCCAACTCGCCAAGGGGGCCATGTCGGCCGGAATCAAACTGCTGCTTAAGACCGCCGGCGTTCGAAAGGATGAAATCGATACGGTGATCGTCGCCGGGGCGTTCGGAACGTACATCGACATCACCAGCGCGATTACGGTCGGCATGCTGCCCGATCTTCCCCTGGATCGTTACCACCAGGTGGGCAACGCCGCCGGCATGGGCGCCAAACTCGCTCTCATCTCCCGGGCCAAACGGGATGAGGCGCGCGAACTCGCCGCACGTATCCGCTATGTCGAGCTCGCCACACACCCCGATTTTCAGAACACCTTCGCGCAATCCATGTTCATCGGTTTGGACGGTTGA
- a CDS encoding ABC transporter substrate-binding protein, with amino-acid sequence MGAKNGNISGSEKSASETVDKHAISRRGFIKTAAVTGAGLLAASCGKISSRSKEKIVVGMARPLTGPLAMIGDSAFKPVYETFVEEVNGEGGVYVKELDKRLPIETLIYDDESNVATMARLTEKLIVEDEVDFLWPACSTSFIFAQAPIANKHGYLLITAEGGATSVKEMLPSLPYVFVTLSFSDWYQIPVLADLLQDKGATSAYIAYIADLHGIEYSGVAGIEFPKKGIEIIGVRSVPADMADLSPVIEDAGASGADVFCCFAYPDQIMPAMGASIELGFNPKAWIGGPGVNFGFFHSSFGPMAEGVLGFTSFSPKQSDAAQALADKLYTDQPEDIQDPWGHPLYWAGLEVWKQAIEKAGTLDQAAIRDVVASETFETVLGPTWFENGLLSKDCHTGEIGQWQNGLYEVVGPKDMATAEMVYPKPEFPV; translated from the coding sequence ATGGGTGCAAAAAATGGCAACATTTCAGGCTCAGAGAAATCGGCAAGCGAAACAGTCGACAAACACGCTATATCGCGGCGCGGCTTTATCAAAACCGCTGCGGTTACCGGTGCAGGACTGCTGGCAGCAAGTTGTGGAAAGATCTCCTCGCGATCCAAAGAGAAAATCGTTGTTGGAATGGCTCGGCCGCTCACAGGTCCACTGGCCATGATTGGGGATTCGGCCTTCAAACCAGTGTATGAGACATTTGTCGAGGAGGTCAATGGTGAGGGGGGAGTGTACGTCAAGGAACTTGACAAGCGCTTGCCCATCGAAACCCTGATCTACGATGACGAAAGTAACGTGGCAACGATGGCGAGGCTGACGGAGAAGCTCATTGTCGAGGATGAAGTCGACTTCCTCTGGCCGGCCTGCTCGACATCGTTTATCTTCGCTCAGGCTCCGATCGCCAACAAGCATGGCTATCTGTTGATTACGGCCGAAGGCGGGGCAACGAGCGTCAAGGAAATGCTTCCCAGCTTGCCCTACGTTTTCGTTACACTCAGTTTTTCGGACTGGTACCAGATACCGGTGCTCGCCGATCTTCTGCAGGACAAGGGCGCGACATCGGCCTACATCGCTTACATTGCTGACCTTCATGGCATCGAGTATTCCGGTGTTGCGGGCATCGAATTTCCGAAGAAGGGGATCGAGATCATTGGTGTCAGGAGCGTCCCGGCCGATATGGCGGATCTGTCCCCCGTGATCGAGGACGCAGGCGCCTCTGGCGCCGACGTTTTCTGCTGCTTCGCGTATCCCGATCAGATCATGCCGGCGATGGGCGCATCGATCGAACTCGGATTCAATCCCAAGGCCTGGATTGGTGGCCCCGGCGTCAATTTCGGGTTCTTCCATTCATCCTTCGGCCCGATGGCCGAGGGAGTTCTCGGCTTCACATCCTTCAGCCCGAAGCAGTCGGACGCGGCTCAGGCGCTGGCCGACAAGCTTTACACAGACCAACCGGAGGACATCCAGGATCCGTGGGGTCACCCGTTGTACTGGGCCGGTCTCGAGGTTTGGAAGCAGGCCATCGAGAAAGCTGGGACCCTCGATCAGGCTGCGATCCGGGACGTGGTGGCGAGTGAAACGTTCGAAACGGTTCTGGGCCCTACCTGGTTCGAGAATGGTCTGCTGTCGAAGGATTGCCATACGGGGGAGATCGGACAATGGCAGAACGGTCTGTATGAGGTCGTCGGTCCGAAAGACATGGCGACCGCGGAGATGGTCTATCCAAAGCCGGAGTTCCCGGTTTAA